The following nucleotide sequence is from Terriglobia bacterium.
CCAGCCCAGTGAGGTCCGCCGCCTGGTTTTATCGCATGCAATTAAGCTATGGATCATCGGCGCCGCTCTGGGGTTGATAGTGGCGTGGCCGGCTGGCCGTGCTTTACAGAGTTTGTTGTATGGCGTAGGAAGCACTGACTTAACTGCTGTATCGGTTGCTCCATTCCTGTTACTCGTGACTGCCTTACTGGCTGGAATTGGTCCAGCCCGCAGAGTAGGGCGCGTTGACCCGGCGGTCACGCTCCGGGGCGAATAGCAAAATCCCAAATAGCCCCTTTCAATAAACTGCCCGTTGTCGCAACGATCGCGGGAGTGCGCACATCATTTCATAAACTTCAAAACTCACGAGAGACAAAGAAATATGTCTGATCCGCTTACCGAATTTGCACGCGCTTATGCGCCACAACTCGCTTCCGGGGTTGCAGAGGATACTCCATTACTGGAGCAAGGTCTTCTGGACTCCCTAGGCTTGATGAAGCTGATTGCCTTCCTGGAACGCCAATATCGGCTTGTAGTGCCGGATGAAGAGATAACCCCGGACAATTTCCAGACCCTAGGCACAATTCGAAAACTCATTCACGGCCTCAGCGCAAAGCAATAACCGCATTATGACACTCGAAAAATCAGGGTCTGTTTCAGCCACCAGGGCTTTCCACAAGTATGTCGTGGTATTCGGTTCATGCTGTACGGCAGACGCCATAAGAACGAAGAACCTGGAAGAAGTCCATGGCGCGAAACTCCGTTTGTTGTCTTACCACGGCCGTACCGCACCGGTCAGTATCCTCACCGGGAATCTGAAGCCGGATGAGTTTATCTATACGGAAGAATGCGGCAAAGCGGTGGGCACCAACTGGGGACTGTCAATGGTAAAAGATGAGTTGGAAAAGCAGCATTACAACCGACTCGTCCAAATCATGAGCATGAGTGATGCGCTTCTTATGGATACAGTCTCCGCGTTCACATTCCCATATTTGATTACCGGTTCCGACAATCGCTGTTTCCTTCGTTCGAAAGAATGGGAGCGTTACGTGGAACTGCGCATTCGCTGTGGACAGAAGTGGTTGTGGGAATTTCCAATGGAACTTTCTGTGACTGCGCTGCGAACGGTCCTGGAAAGTCTTTACGCGCAGCAGCCGAACCTGCGCTTGCTATTTCATTTTCCCCGGCCATGTTTCAACGATGGAGTTACCTTTGAAGACCCGCAACTCACTACAAATGTGGATTACTACCATCGCTACAATGAGCGTCTGTACGATGAGGCTGCGCGTGCATTTCCACGGGTCAGTGTGATCGCCTGTGGCGGAGAGCGGGCCGATCCACTTCACTACAATTACCCGTTTCCATTCCATTACGACGAGAGCTACGTGAATGCTCTTCGACTGGAAATAGAACGGCTGCTGGCGTGATCTGGCCGTCTGCAACTACTCTCGCCTGGAATTAACGATTCAAAACACTCAGCTTACATGACCGAAGCAGTCCAACAACTCGGCCTGCGCCAGGTGCTGCAAATCAAAGAAGTGCGGCGATTATGGATGGCGCAACTGGTCAGCGTCTTTGGCGATTTTCTTGTGATTTTCGCCGTATTGAGCCACGCCTCTTTTGATCTGCGGGCAACTCCCGCGCAAATCACTCTGATCATCGTCTTCTTTCTGGTTCCTTATGCCTTGATCAGCCCGGTAGTAGGTGTTTTTGTAGACCGCTGGAATTTCAAGCGCACGATGATCGCGAGTGATGTGGTCCGGGCCGCGCTGGTGCTGCTGCTGGTCTCCTCAGACAACCTGAATTGGATCTATGCCGCGTTTCTTCTGTTGAGCACCGTATCAACATTCTTTGTGCCTGCGCAGATCGTCTGCATCCGTGTTATCACTCCGCCCGAAGGCCTGATTTCGGCCAATGCCTTGATGCAACAGGCAATGCAGATTGTCCGCATCATCACTCCTGCACTGGCAGGCGCAATGGTGGCATGGTTCGGGGCCAAACCCTGCTACATCATTGACTGCATCAGCTTTCTCATCTCGGCGACGCTGATCTGGAGCCTGCGCATCAGCGGCGAACCAGCCGCTTCCGCCACAAATGGGCACACGGTCGGTGCCGTGGTCGCTGACCTTATGGCGGGAGTCAAATTCATTTTCACTCATGCAGTTCTGCGGTTTGTGATTCTGGCCATGGCCGTGACCGTATTTGCCCTCAGTTGCGTGGGGCCGTTAATCGCCATCTATGTCCGCGATGAACTGAAGTCGAGCGAATTTGTGTTCGGCATCATCAACTCTCTGCTGGGAATCGGCATGATCGTGGCAATGCTGGCAATCAGCAGGTTTGCCCAGCGGCGCTCAAAGGGCCAGTTGATTCTGATGGGACTGTTCACCATGTGTGGAGGCATCCTGCTGATGGGCGTCCTTATATATGTTCCGTCGGCGGCAGCAGGTCTTTTTAACATTGGGCTCGGCGGCGACATTGTCCTTGTTTCCGGGCTCACGATCATCCAGGCCCAAACACCGGCGGAAATGGTTGGGCGCGTCAGCGGCAGTCTCTGGTCGCTGATGTCCATTGCGCAACTGCCCGGCCTAGTACTCTCTGGTGAAATCGCCAAACAAATTGGAATTGCCAACGTGTTCTCCTGTACTGCGGTGGTGCTTGGGTTAATCGCAATACTGGGCCTCATTCGCATGCCCCAGGCGCAAATGGAGAGAACAACTGCTACTGGTTCCTGATGGCCTATGCTTCTTATGAACGATCCTATTGATTCAACAGACGAAATTGTCAGGAATGGCGCGAGCTATATCCAGACCTTTGAAGATAAGGCGAGTTGGAACGGATATATCGGCTCCGGCATCCTTGGCATGACCATGCCGGCTTGTCTTGGCGGACAAGCTCTTCCCATCAGATCACTGGTGGCCATGATGGAGGGCCTTGCCTACGGCGGCGGCGATGCGGCAGTGCTGTTCGCAATGTCGGCCCAGTTGTGGAGCGTGCAGTACCCGATTTTGAAGTTCGGCACGGAGGAACAGAAACGCACATTTATTCCGCCGATGATGCGTGGAGAACTGCGTGCAGCTCATGCGGCTACGGAACCCGAAGCGGGCTCTGACATATTTCAGTTGCAGACGAAAGCTGTCCGCTGTCCCGGTGGATATTGCCTGGAAGGCGCGAAGCGTTACATTACGAGCGCGCCTGTCGCGGACATCGCCCTGGTCCTCGCCTCCACCGATGCAGAGCAAAAAATCTGGGGATTGAGCGCCTTTCTGGTTGATCTCAACAGCCCCGGAGTTTCGAG
It contains:
- a CDS encoding MFS transporter, which codes for MTEAVQQLGLRQVLQIKEVRRLWMAQLVSVFGDFLVIFAVLSHASFDLRATPAQITLIIVFFLVPYALISPVVGVFVDRWNFKRTMIASDVVRAALVLLLVSSDNLNWIYAAFLLLSTVSTFFVPAQIVCIRVITPPEGLISANALMQQAMQIVRIITPALAGAMVAWFGAKPCYIIDCISFLISATLIWSLRISGEPAASATNGHTVGAVVADLMAGVKFIFTHAVLRFVILAMAVTVFALSCVGPLIAIYVRDELKSSEFVFGIINSLLGIGMIVAMLAISRFAQRRSKGQLILMGLFTMCGGILLMGVLIYVPSAAAGLFNIGLGGDIVLVSGLTIIQAQTPAEMVGRVSGSLWSLMSIAQLPGLVLSGEIAKQIGIANVFSCTAVVLGLIAILGLIRMPQAQMERTTATGS